The following proteins are co-located in the Methylomonas sp. 11b genome:
- a CDS encoding methyltransferase, with amino-acid sequence MDLELASPLGNFQLQRLPFRKNELLRAWDAADEYLLNQLAAAGIAEHANIVILNDSFGALAVSLSAYRPTAVSDSWLSQQATRINLALNDIDHERVRLLDSLSLPEAGIDYLLIKIPKTLALLEYQLHALKPLLKADCQLIAAGMVKSLPPTAWILLERLIGPTQPSLAVKKARLIFARLDPNLQLPANPYPTRYPLENSDLTFCNHANVFSRDSLDIGTRFLLEHLPQNSEYYDFIDLGCGNGIVGVMLAKQNPSARIGFIDESFMAIASARENFAAAFADSRQADFLVADCLSDYPENSADCIVCNPPFHQQHTIGDHIAWQMFRQAHKVLRQGGELRVIGNRHLNYHLPLKKLFGNCRQVAANAKFVIFSCIKS; translated from the coding sequence ATGGATCTGGAATTAGCTAGTCCGCTAGGAAATTTTCAACTCCAGCGCTTACCGTTTCGCAAAAACGAATTGTTGCGGGCGTGGGACGCCGCAGACGAATATCTGTTGAATCAATTGGCTGCCGCAGGCATTGCCGAGCATGCCAATATCGTCATCCTCAACGATAGCTTCGGCGCGTTGGCGGTTTCACTAAGCGCTTATCGACCAACCGCCGTTTCCGATTCCTGGCTTTCGCAGCAGGCGACGCGTATTAATCTGGCATTGAATGACATTGACCACGAGCGAGTGCGGTTGCTGGATAGCTTGTCGCTACCGGAAGCCGGCATTGATTACCTGCTGATTAAAATCCCCAAAACTCTGGCGTTGCTGGAATATCAGCTACACGCGCTCAAGCCTTTGTTAAAAGCCGATTGCCAACTGATAGCCGCCGGCATGGTGAAGAGTTTGCCGCCCACCGCATGGATATTGCTGGAACGTTTGATCGGGCCTACGCAACCTTCCTTGGCGGTAAAAAAAGCCCGACTGATTTTTGCCCGGTTGGATCCAAATCTGCAATTACCTGCAAACCCTTACCCGACGCGGTATCCATTGGAGAACAGCGATCTTACGTTTTGTAATCATGCCAATGTGTTTTCCCGCGATAGTCTGGATATAGGCACGCGTTTTTTATTAGAGCATCTACCGCAGAATTCCGAATATTACGATTTTATCGATTTGGGGTGCGGCAATGGGATTGTCGGCGTGATGTTGGCAAAACAAAACCCAAGCGCGCGAATTGGGTTTATCGATGAATCGTTTATGGCTATCGCCTCAGCCAGGGAAAATTTTGCGGCAGCTTTTGCCGATAGTCGGCAGGCCGATTTTTTAGTCGCCGATTGTTTAAGCGATTACCCGGAGAACAGTGCAGACTGCATAGTCTGTAATCCGCCGTTCCATCAACAGCACACCATAGGCGATCATATTGCCTGGCAGATGTTCCGGCAGGCGCATAAGGTCTTGCGTCAGGGCGGTGAGTTACGGGTAATCGGCAATCGCCATTTAAATTACCATCTGCCCTTGAAGAAGCTGTTCGGAAATTGCCGGCAGGTCGCAGCCAATGCTAAATTCGTGATTTTCAGCTGTATAAAGAGCTGA
- the tmk gene encoding dTMP kinase, which translates to MTRGRFITLEGGEGVGKSTNLQFIKQLLEERGIPFVLTREPGGTGIAEKIRGILLERQAESLTEQAELLLVFAARAQHIQQVILPALQQGQWVVCDRFTDATYAYQGGGRNMDLQTIAWLEKAVQGTLRPDLTFVFDAPIEVGMLRAKHRGELDRFETEQLAFFDRVRQTYLQRAATDLQRYKIIDASLPLSEVQQQLRRELAGLWGINA; encoded by the coding sequence ATGACACGCGGACGATTTATCACGCTGGAAGGTGGCGAAGGCGTCGGCAAGTCCACCAATCTGCAATTTATCAAGCAACTGTTGGAAGAACGGGGTATTCCCTTCGTGCTGACGCGTGAGCCGGGCGGCACCGGCATTGCCGAAAAGATTCGTGGGATTTTGTTGGAACGGCAAGCGGAAAGTTTGACCGAGCAGGCCGAGTTGTTGCTGGTATTCGCGGCCCGCGCCCAACATATTCAACAGGTGATTTTGCCAGCTTTGCAGCAAGGGCAGTGGGTGGTGTGTGACCGTTTTACTGATGCCACCTATGCCTACCAAGGTGGTGGCCGGAATATGGATCTGCAAACCATCGCTTGGTTGGAAAAAGCCGTACAAGGTACCCTGAGGCCGGATTTGACATTTGTGTTCGACGCGCCGATAGAAGTCGGTATGCTGCGCGCCAAGCACAGAGGCGAGTTGGACCGCTTCGAAACCGAACAGTTGGCGTTTTTCGACCGGGTCCGGCAAACGTATTTACAACGCGCCGCCACGGATTTGCAGCGCTATAAGATCATCGATGCCAGCTTACCGTTAAGCGAAGTGCAGCAGCAATTGCGCCGCGAGTTGGCGGGATTGTGGGGCATTAATGCCTAG
- a CDS encoding DNA polymerase III subunit delta': MPSRIGLYPWQHENWRQLHGYIEQQRIPQALLFSGAVGQGKQHLAEYYARTLLCHAPLADASACGHCVGCNLFDAQTNPDFLMIAPDEPGKAIGIDKIRQLIVKLALKPQYDHAYRVVIIQPADALNTASANAFLKCLEEPTERTCLLLISEQPSRLPATIRSRCQKIDCATPARELAMLWLQQQGVGEQTELLLKLAQGSPLLAKHYAEQNMIQLRQQYFEAWLQIAQGKENLLTVAELWQKQEKIDLAVVLLWMASWVADIVKYAYRAESPALANPDLKNALQALAERLELKRLYRFYDNVLTTKSQLNTQLNKQLMVEQLLISWSQLNRQ, encoded by the coding sequence ATGCCTAGCCGAATCGGGCTTTATCCCTGGCAACACGAGAACTGGCGGCAGTTGCACGGTTATATCGAACAGCAACGCATCCCGCAAGCCTTGCTGTTTTCCGGTGCGGTCGGGCAGGGCAAACAGCATTTGGCCGAGTATTATGCACGGACCTTGTTGTGTCACGCGCCGTTAGCCGATGCTAGCGCGTGCGGTCATTGTGTCGGTTGCAATTTATTCGATGCGCAAACTAATCCCGATTTTTTGATGATAGCGCCCGACGAACCCGGCAAAGCCATCGGTATCGATAAAATCAGGCAACTGATTGTGAAGCTGGCTTTGAAACCGCAGTACGATCATGCCTATAGAGTCGTGATCATTCAGCCGGCTGACGCATTGAACACAGCTTCGGCGAATGCGTTTTTGAAGTGTCTGGAAGAGCCGACCGAACGGACTTGTTTGTTGTTGATCAGCGAGCAACCGAGCCGATTGCCGGCGACAATCCGTAGCCGTTGCCAGAAAATCGATTGCGCAACGCCCGCGCGCGAACTGGCGATGCTATGGTTGCAGCAGCAGGGTGTCGGAGAACAAACCGAGTTGTTATTAAAACTGGCCCAAGGCTCGCCGCTGTTGGCTAAGCATTACGCCGAACAGAATATGATTCAGCTCAGGCAGCAGTATTTCGAGGCTTGGTTGCAGATTGCGCAAGGCAAGGAAAATTTGTTGACGGTAGCCGAGCTCTGGCAAAAGCAGGAAAAAATCGATTTGGCAGTGGTTTTGCTGTGGATGGCAAGCTGGGTCGCGGACATAGTCAAATACGCGTACCGGGCGGAATCGCCGGCGCTTGCCAATCCGGATCTGAAAAATGCCTTGCAAGCCCTTGCCGAGCGGCTAGAATTGAAACGCCTATATCGGTTTTACGATAATGTGCTTACCACCAAGTCGCAACTGAACACGCAACTTAATAAACAATTGATGGTCGAGCAGCTATTGATTAGTTGGTCGCAACTGAATAGACAATAA
- a CDS encoding PilZ domain-containing protein has translation MAESAAPRQGILSLSIKDKNALYAAYMPFVKNGGLFIPTKREYEMGEEVFMLLNLMDETERLPIAGKIIWKTPAGAEGYRAAGIGVQFSDQDGGAARNKIETYLAGALESDRSTHTM, from the coding sequence ATGGCAGAATCAGCAGCACCCAGACAAGGTATCTTGTCCTTATCGATCAAGGATAAAAATGCGCTGTATGCGGCGTACATGCCGTTCGTGAAAAACGGCGGTTTGTTTATTCCGACCAAGCGCGAATACGAGATGGGTGAGGAAGTGTTCATGTTGCTGAACTTAATGGACGAAACCGAGCGCTTGCCGATTGCCGGCAAAATTATCTGGAAGACCCCGGCGGGTGCCGAGGGCTACCGTGCAGCCGGCATTGGCGTGCAATTTAGTGATCAGGATGGCGGTGCGGCGCGTAACAAAATTGAAACCTATTTGGCTGGCGCATTAGAATCTGATCGTTCCACGCATACCATGTAA
- a CDS encoding VIT1/CCC1 transporter family protein, translating to MHIERHKNHRIGWLRAAVLGANDGIVSTASLILGVAAAGVDAKHILIAGIAGLVAGAMSMAAGEYVSVCSQADTEHADLERERRELAAYPEHEHEEMTAIYVERGLDEALAAEVARQLMAHDALGAHSRDELGITDTSTARPVLAAFSSAGSFSVGAILPLLLVLWTPAPVLIWAVAGGSLLLLVSLGALSARVGGASMLIAGLRVSFWGALAMGLTAGVGAIFGVAA from the coding sequence ATGCATATCGAAAGACATAAAAATCACCGCATTGGCTGGCTACGGGCGGCCGTGCTGGGCGCCAACGACGGCATAGTGTCCACTGCCAGCCTGATTTTGGGCGTCGCGGCAGCCGGCGTGGATGCCAAACATATCTTGATCGCCGGCATTGCCGGCCTGGTAGCCGGCGCGATGTCCATGGCCGCCGGCGAATACGTCTCGGTGTGCTCGCAAGCAGACACCGAACACGCCGACCTGGAGCGCGAACGCCGGGAACTCGCCGCCTATCCGGAACACGAGCATGAGGAAATGACCGCAATCTATGTAGAACGCGGCCTGGACGAAGCGCTGGCCGCCGAAGTTGCCCGCCAGCTGATGGCACACGACGCGCTTGGCGCGCATAGCCGCGACGAACTTGGCATTACCGACACCTCCACCGCCCGCCCGGTGTTGGCAGCATTTTCATCGGCTGGCAGTTTTTCCGTTGGGGCAATATTGCCTTTATTGCTGGTGTTGTGGACGCCGGCACCCGTATTGATTTGGGCCGTAGCCGGCGGCTCCTTGCTGCTGTTGGTATCGCTAGGCGCCCTATCCGCCCGCGTTGGCGGCGCTTCAATGTTGATTGCTGGATTGCGCGTCAGCTTTTGGGGCGCGTTGGCCATGGGCTTGACCGCTGGAGTTGGGGCTATATTTGGGGTGGCCGCCTGA
- a CDS encoding TatD family hydrolase produces the protein MFIDSHCHLDRIDLAPYANDFNTFVQAARAAKVRHMLCIAIDMEAYPAMLEQVMPYSDISLSVGVHPNVHDGREPTLDDLLQLADNEKVIAIGETGLDYFRSEGDLEWQFERFRTHIAAAKTLNKPLIIHTREAGHDSLDVLREEGADQVGGIIHCFTEDWAYAEKALDLNFYISFSGIVTFKNAEAIKDVARKIPADRFLIETDSPYLAPVPYRGKPNYPTYVRYVAEHIADLRGTSVEAIAEQSTENFYRLFAGSSADKLRQAS, from the coding sequence ATGTTTATCGACTCACACTGTCATCTCGACCGTATCGATTTAGCGCCCTACGCTAATGATTTCAATACCTTTGTGCAAGCGGCTCGCGCGGCCAAGGTCCGGCATATGCTGTGTATTGCCATCGATATGGAAGCCTATCCGGCCATGCTGGAGCAAGTCATGCCGTATTCGGATATCTCCTTGTCGGTGGGCGTGCATCCTAATGTTCATGATGGGCGTGAGCCCACGCTAGATGATTTGCTACAGTTGGCCGATAACGAAAAAGTGATCGCCATTGGTGAGACGGGACTGGACTATTTTCGTAGCGAAGGCGATCTGGAATGGCAGTTTGAACGGTTTCGCACCCATATTGCCGCAGCCAAGACACTCAACAAGCCTTTAATTATCCATACCCGCGAAGCTGGCCACGATTCCTTGGATGTGCTGCGGGAAGAAGGCGCGGATCAGGTTGGGGGCATCATTCACTGCTTTACCGAGGATTGGGCGTATGCGGAAAAAGCTTTGGATTTGAATTTCTATATCTCTTTTTCAGGCATCGTGACCTTCAAGAACGCGGAAGCCATCAAGGATGTGGCGCGTAAAATACCAGCCGACCGTTTTCTGATTGAAACCGACTCGCCGTATCTCGCGCCGGTGCCGTATCGCGGTAAACCGAATTATCCGACCTATGTCCGCTATGTGGCGGAACATATTGCTGATTTGCGCGGGACCTCTGTCGAAGCTATTGCCGAGCAGTCAACCGAAAACTTTTATCGCCTATTTGCCGGATCTTCGGCGGATAAGCTACGTCAGGCCAGCTAA
- the draG gene encoding ADP-ribosyl-[dinitrogen reductase] hydrolase yields MNEQLMNRALGAYLGFACGDALGATVEFMSPKQIQKRYGVHTEMIGGGWLGLEPGQVTDDTQMSLALGEAIIDQQGWNLRAVADNFLAWLASDPPDVGNTCRRGILRYRDKGLLVGLPREDDAGNGACMRNLPVVLATLDRPDDFEVWSLEQSHITHHNSLSDAATLALGRMTNRLIHGQGLEACLLEAEHLINQHSEFAYNPYPGKASGYIVDTVQTVLHHFFNTDSFESCLIATVNQGGDADTTGALAGMLAGAKYGLERIPEQWLERLDGELAEQIRQQVTALLQMTN; encoded by the coding sequence ATGAACGAGCAGTTAATGAATCGGGCTTTGGGGGCTTACTTGGGCTTTGCTTGCGGCGATGCATTGGGCGCGACGGTGGAATTCATGTCGCCGAAGCAAATCCAGAAACGTTACGGCGTGCATACCGAAATGATAGGTGGCGGCTGGCTCGGCTTGGAGCCTGGGCAAGTCACCGACGATACGCAAATGTCCTTGGCCTTGGGGGAAGCCATCATCGATCAGCAAGGCTGGAATTTGCGGGCGGTAGCCGACAATTTTTTGGCTTGGCTGGCAAGTGATCCGCCGGATGTCGGCAACACTTGCCGTCGCGGCATCCTGCGATATCGCGACAAAGGTTTATTGGTGGGCTTGCCGCGAGAAGATGATGCCGGCAACGGTGCCTGCATGCGCAATTTGCCGGTGGTGCTGGCAACTTTGGACCGGCCGGACGATTTCGAAGTTTGGAGCCTGGAGCAGAGTCACATCACCCATCACAACTCGTTGTCCGATGCCGCGACCCTGGCATTGGGGCGAATGACCAATCGATTGATTCACGGGCAAGGCCTTGAGGCCTGTTTGTTGGAAGCCGAACACTTGATCAATCAGCACAGCGAATTTGCCTACAATCCGTATCCGGGCAAAGCCTCGGGCTACATCGTCGATACCGTACAGACGGTGCTGCATCATTTTTTCAACACCGACAGCTTCGAATCTTGCCTGATCGCCACAGTCAATCAAGGCGGCGATGCCGATACCACCGGCGCCTTGGCGGGGATGTTGGCGGGTGCGAAGTATGGATTGGAGCGGATTCCTGAGCAGTGGTTGGAACGGTTGGATGGTGAGTTAGCAGAGCAAATACGTCAGCAAGTGACGGCACTTTTGCAAATGACTAACTGA
- the acpP gene encoding acyl carrier protein gives MSNIEERVKKIVAEQLGVKEEIANDASFVDDLGADSLDTVELVMALEEEFECEIPDEEAEKITTVQLAIDYINANLQ, from the coding sequence ATGAGTAATATCGAAGAACGAGTAAAAAAGATTGTCGCAGAACAATTAGGCGTAAAAGAAGAAATCGCGAACGATGCGTCTTTTGTTGACGATCTTGGTGCTGATTCTTTAGACACAGTTGAACTCGTCATGGCTCTGGAAGAAGAATTCGAATGCGAAATTCCAGACGAAGAAGCTGAAAAAATCACCACAGTCCAATTGGCTATCGATTATATCAACGCCAATCTGCAGTAA
- a CDS encoding glycosyltransferase family 2 protein, with the protein MNNTPSISIVIPAKNESKNLPSFLPMLHLLYPDAEILLINDGSTDDTAAIARAAGVTVIDHPYSMGNGAAIKTGARHAKNDILVFMDADGQHDPGDIPALLNKLNDGYDMVVGARNAGSHASLFRRLANNFYNKLASMMTGHKIEDLTSGFRAARANKFRKFLYLLPNGFSYPTTSTMAFFRSGFPVAYIPIHAGKRSGKSHIRLMHDGFRFFIIILRIGVLFSPMRLFLPISSIVFSLGAGYYGYTYFTENRFTNMSAVLFLSSLFIFLIGIVSEQISSLHYKNIE; encoded by the coding sequence ATGAATAATACCCCGTCGATCAGCATCGTAATCCCTGCGAAAAACGAGTCGAAAAATCTGCCGTCCTTTTTACCGATGTTGCACCTGCTCTATCCGGATGCGGAGATTCTGCTGATAAACGATGGCTCGACAGACGATACCGCCGCCATCGCGCGCGCGGCCGGTGTCACGGTTATTGATCATCCTTACAGCATGGGCAACGGCGCGGCTATCAAAACCGGCGCCAGACATGCAAAAAACGATATTTTGGTATTTATGGATGCCGATGGCCAACACGATCCCGGCGACATTCCGGCATTGCTTAACAAACTGAACGACGGCTATGACATGGTAGTCGGCGCCCGAAACGCCGGTAGCCACGCCTCGTTATTCCGACGTCTGGCAAATAACTTTTACAACAAACTGGCATCAATGATGACCGGACACAAAATAGAAGATCTTACCTCCGGATTTCGTGCAGCTCGGGCCAACAAATTCCGTAAATTTCTTTACCTATTACCCAACGGTTTTTCTTATCCAACCACCAGCACGATGGCATTTTTTCGTTCCGGCTTCCCGGTGGCGTACATTCCCATCCACGCCGGTAAACGTAGCGGCAAAAGCCATATCCGGCTGATGCATGACGGTTTTCGATTTTTTATTATTATCTTACGGATCGGGGTACTGTTCTCGCCGATGCGGCTATTTTTACCCATCAGCAGCATAGTGTTTAGCTTGGGCGCAGGCTATTACGGCTATACCTATTTTACGGAAAACCGGTTTACCAATATGAGCGCGGTACTGTTTTTGTCGTCTTTATTTATTTTTCTAATCGGCATTGTGTCCGAACAAATATCCTCACTGCATTATAAAAATATCGAATAA
- the mltG gene encoding endolytic transglycosylase MltG, with protein MFRSIIAFTLLMVLGLVSIWAGMHYQLILKKPVVMTETVIEIKKGDTLESVVKNLRAQQVTVNRLWFRLFAYRKNLDHLLKVGEYVLAKGSTAADILQQLTDGKTRKYSITFPEGWSFKQVFNTIKNNPNLQHTLTDNQLEDLMAQIGSDKNHPEGLFFPDTYFFEKNTSDVDLLKRAHDRMQAVLNEEWQKRDDGVPLENPYEALILASIVEKETGAGEERRKIAGVFARRLKKGMLLQTDPTVIYGMGDDYHGDIRHKDLREHTPYNTYVIEGLPPTPIAMPGKQAIVAALHPDNSDALFFVARGNGRHAFSSTLAEHEKYVDQYQR; from the coding sequence GTGTTCAGAAGCATCATCGCATTTACGTTATTAATGGTATTGGGCTTGGTGTCGATTTGGGCCGGTATGCACTATCAACTGATTCTCAAAAAGCCGGTAGTAATGACCGAGACCGTGATTGAAATTAAAAAAGGCGATACGCTGGAATCGGTGGTGAAAAATCTGCGTGCGCAGCAGGTGACGGTAAATCGCTTATGGTTTCGTTTATTTGCCTATCGGAAAAATCTCGACCATTTGTTGAAGGTGGGTGAGTATGTGTTGGCTAAAGGTTCTACCGCCGCTGACATTCTGCAACAATTGACCGACGGTAAAACCAGGAAGTATTCGATTACGTTTCCGGAAGGATGGTCCTTCAAGCAAGTGTTTAACACAATCAAGAACAACCCCAATCTGCAACACACACTGACCGATAACCAACTGGAAGACTTGATGGCGCAAATCGGCTCGGATAAGAATCATCCGGAGGGCTTGTTTTTTCCCGATACCTATTTCTTTGAAAAAAACACCTCCGATGTCGATTTACTGAAGCGCGCACACGATCGAATGCAAGCGGTATTGAACGAAGAATGGCAGAAGCGCGACGATGGCGTGCCGTTGGAAAATCCGTACGAGGCTTTGATTTTGGCATCTATCGTCGAAAAGGAGACCGGCGCCGGCGAAGAGCGGAGAAAAATCGCCGGGGTATTTGCTCGGCGCTTGAAGAAAGGCATGTTGTTGCAAACCGACCCGACTGTCATCTACGGCATGGGCGATGACTACCACGGTGATATCCGGCATAAGGATTTGCGCGAACATACACCCTACAACACCTACGTCATCGAAGGACTGCCGCCTACACCGATTGCGATGCCTGGTAAGCAAGCCATCGTTGCTGCTTTACATCCCGATAATAGCGATGCCTTGTTTTTTGTCGCCCGCGGCAATGGCCGCCATGCCTTTTCTTCGACCTTGGCGGAACACGAAAAATACGTCGATCAATATCAACGATGA
- the fabF gene encoding beta-ketoacyl-ACP synthase II translates to MSTRRVVITGLGAITPLANNVADTWDGIVNGKSGISPIDSFDISPFATTFGGVIRNFNIGDYIADKDAKRMDGFVHYGIAAGCQAIEDSGFEVTEENAERIGVAIGAGIGGITGIEECYATYVAGGPRRISPFFVPGNIINMISGNLSIKYGLKGPNFAIVTACSTGTHNIGDAARLIKYGDADVMVAGGAERCTTSPTAMGGFASAKALSRRNDSPTTASRPWDRDRDGFVLSDGAGVVVLEELEHAKARGAKIYAELVGYGMSGDAYHITSPSEGGEGAARCMRNAMRDAKVNPQDVQYINAHGTSTPAGDIGETHAMKLALGDSAYKVAVSSTKSMIGHLLGAAGGIEAVLTALAIQHQIAPPTINLENPDPECDLDYVPNTARNMSIDVAISNSFGFGGTNGSLVFKRYQ, encoded by the coding sequence GTGAGCACACGTCGAGTTGTTATAACGGGCTTAGGCGCCATTACGCCGTTAGCCAATAATGTTGCCGATACCTGGGATGGCATTGTCAACGGGAAGAGCGGCATTAGTCCGATCGATTCATTTGACATATCCCCTTTTGCAACGACGTTCGGCGGTGTCATCAGAAATTTTAATATCGGCGATTATATAGCCGATAAGGATGCCAAACGCATGGACGGCTTCGTGCATTACGGCATTGCTGCCGGTTGCCAGGCGATTGAGGATTCCGGTTTTGAAGTCACCGAAGAAAATGCCGAGCGCATCGGCGTAGCCATCGGCGCCGGTATTGGCGGTATCACCGGTATTGAAGAATGCTATGCCACCTACGTGGCGGGTGGTCCCAGACGGATTTCGCCTTTTTTTGTGCCGGGCAATATCATCAATATGATCTCCGGCAATCTGTCGATCAAATACGGTTTGAAAGGCCCTAACTTTGCCATCGTCACCGCTTGTTCGACCGGTACGCATAATATCGGCGACGCGGCGAGATTGATCAAATACGGCGACGCCGATGTGATGGTCGCCGGTGGCGCGGAACGCTGCACGACCTCGCCGACCGCGATGGGCGGATTTGCCTCGGCAAAAGCCTTGTCGCGTCGTAACGATAGTCCGACCACCGCCAGTCGGCCTTGGGATCGAGACCGTGACGGCTTCGTACTCAGTGACGGTGCCGGGGTCGTGGTGTTGGAAGAACTGGAACACGCCAAAGCGCGTGGGGCGAAAATTTATGCGGAACTGGTCGGTTACGGCATGAGCGGCGATGCTTACCACATCACCTCGCCATCCGAAGGCGGCGAAGGTGCGGCACGCTGCATGCGCAATGCGATGCGTGACGCTAAAGTGAATCCGCAAGACGTGCAATATATCAACGCGCACGGTACCTCGACACCGGCCGGCGATATTGGCGAAACGCATGCGATGAAATTAGCGCTGGGCGACTCGGCTTATAAAGTGGCTGTCAGCTCCACCAAATCGATGATTGGTCATTTGCTGGGCGCGGCAGGTGGTATCGAAGCGGTATTGACCGCCTTGGCTATTCAGCATCAAATTGCACCGCCCACCATCAATTTGGAAAATCCCGATCCCGAGTGCGATCTGGATTACGTTCCGAATACAGCCAGAAACATGAGCATCGATGTCGCCATTTCCAACTCGTTTGGATTCGGCGGTACCAATGGTTCGCTGGTTTTCAAACGTTACCAATAA
- the pabC gene encoding aminodeoxychorismate lyase gives MFLLNGEHRHCVDVSDRGFQYGDGLFETIEVLQGKPLFFDRHLKRLAEGCRRLLIPMPDTALLDVEARQLSQSSERAVLKLMVTRGSGGRGYRQPDHIIPTRLFGLHPYPDYPHQFQTDGIAARFCGQRLSLNPSLAGIKHMNRLEQILARAEWQDDSIQEGLMLDTQDRVVEGTMTNLFIVKSGSLYTPPLGQCGVAGIVRQLIMEFAQRIKLPLFEQAIDQAAVLQADELFVSNSVIGIWPIKRLEGQVFKVGVITRRLQDLLSTARMAEV, from the coding sequence ATGTTTTTATTAAACGGCGAGCACAGACACTGTGTCGATGTTTCTGATCGAGGTTTTCAATACGGTGACGGTCTGTTCGAGACCATCGAAGTATTGCAGGGCAAGCCGCTGTTTTTTGATCGTCATCTAAAACGCTTAGCCGAAGGTTGTCGCCGGCTGCTAATTCCGATGCCGGATACTGCCTTGCTCGACGTTGAAGCGCGGCAATTGAGTCAGTCCAGCGAGAGAGCCGTGTTGAAGTTGATGGTGACGCGCGGCAGCGGCGGTCGCGGTTACCGGCAGCCGGATCACATTATCCCTACCAGACTATTCGGTCTGCATCCTTATCCCGATTACCCCCATCAGTTCCAAACAGACGGCATAGCCGCGCGTTTTTGCGGCCAGCGTTTGTCTTTGAACCCGAGCTTGGCCGGCATCAAGCACATGAATCGACTCGAGCAGATTTTAGCCAGAGCGGAATGGCAAGATGATTCAATTCAAGAGGGTTTGATGTTGGATACTCAAGACCGTGTGGTGGAAGGCACGATGACTAATCTATTCATCGTCAAGTCCGGCAGTTTATACACGCCGCCGTTAGGGCAATGCGGAGTTGCGGGTATTGTGCGGCAATTGATTATGGAGTTCGCGCAGCGGATCAAACTACCGTTATTTGAGCAAGCAATTGATCAAGCTGCCGTTTTGCAAGCTGACGAATTATTTGTCAGTAACTCGGTAATCGGTATTTGGCCGATCAAACGGCTGGAAGGGCAAGTTTTTAAGGTCGGTGTCATCACTCGGCGTTTGCAAGATCTGCTCAGCACAGCCCGCATGGCGGAGGTATAG
- the gloB gene encoding hydroxyacylglutathione hydrolase, whose translation MLSILLVPALNDNYIYLLHEPNSGETAVVDPAVSAPVVDALQQQDWQLDYIFNTHHHGDHVGANLQLKQQTGCKIVGSAADQARIPGIDIMLSDGDVVKLGNQSFQVIDTPGHTVGHIVYYSADSQALFCGDTLFSLGCGRLFEGSAEQMWYSLQKLKALPAETRIYCAHEYTAANGRFALSIDADNPQLQQRITQVVELRRQNLPSIPSTIGLELATNPFFREHDTGIRHKIDMTEQSDLAVFRQLRLLKDQFQ comes from the coding sequence ATGCTGAGCATTCTTCTCGTCCCCGCCTTAAACGATAATTATATTTACCTGCTACACGAACCAAACAGCGGCGAAACAGCAGTAGTCGATCCAGCTGTTTCCGCGCCAGTGGTTGATGCGCTTCAGCAGCAGGACTGGCAACTTGATTACATTTTTAACACCCATCACCACGGCGACCATGTTGGCGCCAATTTGCAACTCAAGCAACAAACCGGCTGCAAGATCGTTGGCTCGGCAGCAGACCAAGCGCGTATTCCGGGCATTGATATCATGCTTAGCGACGGGGATGTCGTAAAACTCGGCAATCAGAGCTTTCAGGTCATCGACACACCCGGCCATACCGTAGGGCATATCGTTTATTACAGCGCCGATAGTCAGGCTTTGTTTTGCGGCGACACTTTGTTTTCGCTCGGTTGCGGTCGATTGTTCGAAGGCAGCGCGGAACAGATGTGGTATTCGTTGCAAAAACTGAAAGCCTTGCCTGCCGAAACCCGCATCTACTGCGCTCACGAATATACCGCCGCCAATGGCCGTTTTGCGCTGTCGATTGACGCAGACAATCCACAATTACAGCAGCGCATTACGCAGGTTGTCGAATTGCGCAGACAAAATCTCCCCTCCATCCCATCTACTATTGGCCTTGAGCTGGCGACCAATCCCTTTTTTAGAGAACACGATACTGGCATTCGCCACAAGATCGACATGACAGAACAATCAGACTTAGCGGTTTTTAGGCAATTACGCCTTTTGAAAGACCAGTTTCAATAA